Proteins encoded by one window of Monoglobus pectinilyticus:
- a CDS encoding phosphoglycerate dehydrogenase, whose protein sequence is MYKIKTLNKISKKGLGILGKNYEISDDCENPDGIILRSFKMHDMELPESLRAVARAGAGVNNIPLDKCSEKGIVVFNTPGANANAVKELVICSLLLSSRKVVQGINWAKTLKDEGDQAASLVEKGKSNFVGPEIYGKTLGVVGLGAIGVKVANAAHHLGMNVVGYDPYLSVDSAWHLTRFAEKATSFDDLLAQSDYITIHVPALPSTIGMFNSEAFAKMKKGARLLNFSRDTLVDTTDIQAALEDGTVSCYVTDFATADLLNNDKVICMPHLGASTPESEENCAVMASNEIKDFLENGNIINSVNYPNCDMGEKNGERMTVAHKNVPNMLKHITDLIAAKGVNIDTMLNKSRGDYAYTMLDLQGKIDPAIAKEIEDIDGVIKVTLL, encoded by the coding sequence ATGTATAAAATTAAAACATTAAACAAAATCTCAAAAAAGGGTCTCGGAATCCTTGGAAAGAATTATGAAATTTCTGACGACTGTGAAAATCCTGACGGTATCATCTTAAGAAGTTTTAAGATGCACGATATGGAGCTTCCGGAAAGCCTGAGGGCTGTTGCCAGAGCCGGCGCCGGAGTTAATAATATCCCTCTTGATAAGTGCAGCGAAAAGGGTATTGTTGTTTTCAACACTCCCGGAGCTAACGCAAACGCTGTTAAAGAGCTTGTTATCTGCTCGCTCCTCCTGTCCTCAAGAAAAGTTGTTCAGGGTATCAACTGGGCAAAGACATTAAAAGATGAAGGAGATCAAGCCGCTTCTTTGGTTGAGAAAGGCAAGTCAAACTTTGTCGGCCCTGAAATTTACGGAAAAACTCTCGGAGTTGTAGGTCTCGGCGCAATCGGCGTTAAAGTTGCAAACGCAGCTCACCACCTGGGAATGAATGTTGTGGGCTACGACCCTTATCTCTCGGTTGACTCTGCATGGCACCTTACTAGATTTGCTGAAAAGGCAACCAGCTTTGACGACCTTTTGGCTCAGTCGGATTATATTACTATCCACGTTCCGGCTTTGCCGTCAACAATTGGCATGTTTAATTCCGAGGCTTTTGCAAAAATGAAAAAGGGTGCAAGACTGCTTAATTTCTCACGTGACACCTTGGTTGATACAACCGATATTCAGGCGGCTTTAGAAGACGGTACTGTTTCATGTTACGTAACAGACTTTGCCACGGCCGACCTTCTCAATAACGACAAGGTTATCTGCATGCCGCATCTCGGCGCTTCTACTCCTGAAAGTGAAGAAAATTGTGCTGTTATGGCTTCTAATGAGATAAAAGACTTTTTGGAAAACGGAAATATTATAAACAGCGTAAACTATCCTAACTGTGACATGGGCGAAAAGAACGGCGAGCGCATGACTGTGGCTCACAAAAACGTTCCTAATATGCTGAAGCATATTACTGACCTGATTGCAGCAAAAGGAGTTAATATAGACACCATGCTCAACAAGAGCCGCGGTGACTACGCATATACAATGCTTGACCTTCAGGGCAAAATTGACCCGGCTATCGCAAAAGAGATTGAAGATATTGACGGGGTTATAAAGGTTACACTTCTGTAA
- the serC gene encoding 3-phosphoserine/phosphohydroxythreonine transaminase: MSRVYNFSAGPSMLPLDVLKKAQEEMLDMGGSGQSVMEMSHRSGEYQAIIDKAEATFREIMNIPDNYKVLFLQGGASTQFAMVPMNLGNKSKVADYVTTGQWAKKALAEAKRYITANEIASSADKTFSYLPDVDKSMLTPGADYVHITYNNTIYGTHYNTLPDFGDATIVTDMSSCILSEEVDFNKFGLVYAGAQKNMGPAGVTVVVVRDDLIGNAMDITPTMLNYETHAKNGSMFNTPPTYAIYICGLVYEWIKDMGGVKVMHEKNVEKAKILYDFLDNSKMFRGTVVPKDRSLMNVPFVTDSDELNAKFVSESKAQGFVNLKGHRTVGGMRASIYNAMPIEGVKALVDFMTKFEKENS; the protein is encoded by the coding sequence ATGAGTAGAGTTTACAACTTTTCAGCAGGCCCGTCAATGCTTCCGCTGGATGTGCTGAAAAAAGCCCAGGAAGAAATGCTTGATATGGGGGGAAGCGGTCAGTCCGTTATGGAGATGAGCCACCGCAGCGGCGAATATCAAGCTATCATTGACAAAGCAGAAGCTACTTTCCGTGAAATCATGAATATACCTGACAATTACAAAGTATTGTTCTTACAGGGCGGCGCGTCAACACAGTTCGCCATGGTTCCTATGAATCTCGGAAACAAGTCTAAGGTTGCTGATTATGTGACAACCGGACAGTGGGCAAAGAAAGCGCTGGCTGAAGCAAAACGCTATATTACAGCCAATGAAATTGCTTCAAGCGCTGACAAGACATTTTCTTACCTGCCGGATGTTGACAAAAGTATGCTTACTCCCGGCGCGGATTACGTACATATAACTTATAATAACACTATTTATGGCACCCACTATAACACGCTTCCCGACTTTGGAGACGCCACAATCGTTACTGATATGTCTTCATGTATTTTATCTGAAGAAGTTGACTTTAACAAGTTTGGTCTTGTGTATGCGGGAGCTCAGAAAAACATGGGTCCGGCCGGTGTTACCGTTGTTGTCGTACGTGACGACTTAATCGGAAACGCTATGGACATCACTCCTACAATGCTTAATTATGAAACACACGCTAAAAACGGCTCTATGTTTAACACTCCGCCGACATATGCTATTTATATTTGCGGTCTGGTATATGAGTGGATAAAAGACATGGGCGGCGTTAAGGTTATGCACGAAAAGAATGTTGAAAAGGCAAAGATTCTTTATGACTTCCTTGACAACTCAAAGATGTTCAGAGGTACTGTTGTTCCTAAAGACCGTTCTTTGATGAATGTTCCGTTTGTTACTGATTCTGATGAGCTTAATGCAAAATTTGTTTCAGAATCAAAGGCACAGGGCTTCGTTAATCTTAAAGGTCACAGAACAGTTGGCGGCATGAGAGCCAGCATATATAACGCAATGCCTATCGAAGGCGTTAAGGCATTGGTCGACTTTATGACTAAGTTTGAAAAGGAGAATTCATAA
- a CDS encoding DNA polymerase III subunit alpha, with translation MAEINGFVHLHTHTAYSLLDGEGTVEKVLDRAKELGQEAMAITDHGNMYGVIEFYEYAKKIGVKPILGCEVYVAARTRFDKTYELDSERYHLILLAESNTGYKNLMKIVSMGFIDGFYYKPRIDMELLREYSEGIIALSGCMFGVLSRKILAGNYGAAIETAKEFIDIFGRDRFFVEVQDHGLYDQKKLNVGLIKLAGELGLDIVCTNDIHYVKKEDAEYQDVLMCVQMGKTVDDDKRMKMSTSELYVKSEDEMNELFSYIPKAIQNTAEIAERCNVEIEFGKLHLPEFDVPEGYSAYEYLTKLCLDGYKKRYPKEAADRDSQVYRRLEYELETIKTMGYVDYFLIVWDFIKYARDNDIMVGPGRGSAAGSVVAYCLEITNVDPIKYDLIFERFLNPERVSMPDIDIDFCYERRQEVIDYVNRKYGSDRVCQIITFGTLAARQAIRDVGRALNMSYASVDSVAKQIPFELHMTLKKALILNPKLKQMYDGDENIKKLIDTAKALEGLPRHASTHAAGVVITKEPVYNYVPLQKNDDVITTQFTMTTIERLGLLKMDFLGLRTLTVIRDAADMAEKSYGIKLDMNSVPLDDEEVYKMISKGDSDGVFQLESTGMKRFMTELKPTNPEDIIAGISLYRPGPMESIPRYVANKNNHGSVTYKHPMLEPILNVTYGCIVYQEQVMQIVRELGGYSLGRADLVRRAMSKKKADVMAEEKHNFVYGIDDGESKVDGAIKRGIDEETAVSIFDEMMDFASYAFNKSHAAAYAVVAYQTAWLKCHYPAEFFAALMNSFIDSGDRIAKYILIAKKNGLDIIPPDINKSGRKFTVVNGNIVFGLGAIKNVGDGVVAAIESERLMNGEFGSFTDFCRRMSGKKLNKRVVENLIQSGAFDSLKIKRSVLLYEYETLIDKLAASAKNELPGQISLFDIESEEDGQEETVEADNFEDRPELPIEQLLAMEKESIGMYVSGHPLDEYREFQFSGRVSPILNILEDEEHKFLPGSQTAVFGIITSVRVRRTKRNDIMKYIVIEDLTGSIECLVFPTLVQKYDDMLDKDSKIIVRGDLDISEDSAPKVRVQSIERLLPAENLKERKYSESKLYIKLKSNDRQALGDVKNVLSGTGGNIEVIIYFEDTKKTLKAPDSMKVSPESEKIRILKNMLGEDNVKLVNKS, from the coding sequence ATGGCGGAAATAAATGGTTTTGTGCATTTGCATACGCATACGGCCTACAGCCTTTTGGACGGAGAAGGCACGGTTGAAAAGGTGCTTGACCGAGCTAAAGAGCTTGGACAGGAAGCAATGGCAATAACTGACCATGGAAATATGTATGGTGTTATTGAATTTTATGAGTATGCAAAAAAAATTGGGGTAAAGCCTATTTTGGGCTGTGAGGTTTATGTTGCCGCCAGAACTAGGTTTGACAAAACCTATGAGCTTGATTCGGAGCGGTATCATCTTATTTTGCTTGCCGAAAGTAACACCGGTTATAAAAATTTGATGAAAATTGTGTCTATGGGTTTTATAGATGGATTTTATTATAAGCCCAGAATAGATATGGAGCTGCTGAGAGAGTACAGCGAGGGAATTATAGCTCTTAGCGGCTGTATGTTTGGAGTGCTTTCGAGAAAGATTCTTGCCGGCAATTATGGCGCGGCTATAGAGACAGCGAAAGAGTTTATTGATATTTTTGGCAGAGATAGATTTTTTGTTGAGGTTCAGGACCATGGTCTTTATGATCAGAAAAAACTTAATGTCGGTTTGATAAAACTTGCCGGAGAACTGGGGCTTGACATAGTCTGCACTAATGATATTCATTATGTGAAAAAAGAAGACGCCGAGTATCAGGACGTGTTAATGTGCGTTCAGATGGGAAAAACAGTCGATGATGATAAACGGATGAAGATGTCTACTTCTGAACTTTATGTTAAGTCAGAGGATGAGATGAACGAACTGTTTTCATACATTCCTAAAGCAATACAAAACACTGCTGAAATTGCTGAGAGATGCAATGTGGAGATAGAGTTTGGAAAACTGCATTTACCTGAGTTTGATGTGCCCGAGGGTTATAGCGCGTATGAATATTTAACAAAATTATGTTTGGACGGATATAAGAAAAGATATCCAAAAGAGGCAGCAGATAGAGACAGTCAGGTATACAGACGGCTTGAATATGAACTTGAGACTATAAAGACCATGGGCTATGTAGATTATTTTCTGATAGTCTGGGACTTTATAAAATACGCCAGAGATAATGATATAATGGTAGGCCCCGGAAGAGGAAGCGCCGCAGGAAGCGTTGTGGCTTACTGTCTTGAAATAACTAACGTTGACCCGATTAAATATGATTTGATTTTTGAACGGTTTTTGAATCCCGAAAGGGTCAGTATGCCGGATATTGATATTGACTTCTGCTATGAGCGGAGACAGGAAGTGATTGACTATGTCAACCGCAAGTACGGAAGCGACAGAGTGTGTCAGATAATAACGTTCGGAACTTTGGCGGCAAGGCAGGCTATCAGAGATGTTGGGCGTGCTCTGAATATGTCGTATGCGTCCGTGGACAGCGTTGCTAAGCAAATACCGTTTGAACTGCATATGACATTGAAAAAGGCGCTTATCTTAAATCCAAAGCTAAAGCAGATGTATGACGGCGATGAAAATATAAAAAAGCTTATCGACACTGCAAAGGCGCTTGAGGGTCTGCCGAGACATGCGTCCACCCATGCGGCTGGCGTGGTTATTACAAAGGAGCCGGTATATAATTATGTTCCGCTTCAAAAAAATGACGATGTTATAACAACACAGTTTACGATGACAACCATTGAGAGACTGGGACTGCTGAAAATGGATTTTTTGGGTCTCAGGACGTTGACTGTAATACGTGACGCGGCTGATATGGCTGAAAAATCATATGGGATAAAGCTGGATATGAACTCTGTTCCGCTGGATGACGAAGAGGTCTATAAAATGATTTCAAAAGGTGACAGCGATGGGGTGTTCCAGCTTGAAAGCACAGGAATGAAGCGGTTTATGACTGAACTTAAACCTACAAATCCTGAGGATATTATAGCCGGGATTTCTCTTTACCGTCCGGGGCCTATGGAGTCTATTCCGCGGTATGTCGCTAATAAAAACAATCATGGCAGTGTCACCTATAAACATCCAATGCTTGAGCCTATACTAAACGTAACTTATGGCTGTATAGTTTATCAGGAGCAGGTTATGCAGATTGTTAGGGAGCTTGGCGGATATTCGCTGGGCAGAGCGGATTTGGTTCGACGGGCTATGTCTAAGAAAAAAGCTGATGTTATGGCTGAGGAGAAGCATAACTTCGTTTATGGGATTGATGACGGTGAAAGCAAGGTGGACGGAGCTATAAAGCGTGGAATAGATGAGGAGACGGCGGTTTCTATCTTTGATGAGATGATGGATTTTGCGTCATATGCTTTTAATAAGTCCCACGCCGCAGCATATGCAGTTGTGGCATATCAGACCGCCTGGCTGAAATGTCATTATCCGGCTGAATTTTTTGCAGCCCTTATGAATTCGTTTATTGACAGCGGCGACAGAATAGCTAAATATATACTGATTGCAAAAAAGAACGGTCTTGATATAATTCCTCCGGATATAAACAAAAGCGGAAGAAAATTTACCGTTGTCAACGGAAATATAGTTTTTGGTTTGGGAGCAATAAAAAACGTTGGCGATGGGGTTGTGGCTGCTATAGAGTCAGAGCGTCTAATGAACGGAGAGTTTGGCTCTTTTACTGATTTTTGCCGCAGAATGTCAGGGAAGAAGCTGAATAAAAGAGTGGTTGAGAATCTTATACAAAGCGGAGCCTTTGACAGTTTGAAGATAAAAAGAAGCGTTTTGTTATATGAATATGAGACACTGATAGACAAGCTGGCGGCGTCTGCAAAGAATGAGCTTCCCGGTCAGATAAGTCTGTTTGATATAGAAAGCGAAGAAGACGGGCAGGAAGAAACTGTTGAGGCAGATAATTTTGAGGATAGACCTGAACTGCCTATAGAACAGCTGCTAGCCATGGAAAAGGAGAGTATCGGCATGTATGTGTCCGGGCATCCTCTTGACGAATACAGAGAGTTTCAGTTCAGCGGCAGAGTATCGCCAATATTAAATATTTTGGAGGATGAAGAGCATAAATTTCTTCCCGGAAGTCAGACCGCAGTGTTTGGTATTATAACAAGCGTCAGGGTTAGGCGGACAAAACGGAATGATATAATGAAGTATATTGTTATTGAGGATTTGACAGGAAGTATTGAATGTTTGGTTTTTCCGACCCTGGTGCAAAAGTATGACGACATGTTGGATAAGGACAGTAAAATTATTGTCAGAGGAGATTTGGATATAAGTGAAGATTCGGCGCCTAAAGTTAGGGTTCAGAGTATTGAAAGACTGCTTCCGGCGGAAAATTTGAAAGAGAGAAAATACAGTGAAAGCAAGTTATATATAAAATTAAAATCAAACGACAGACAAGCTCTTGGTGATGTTAAAAATGTGCTGTCAGGCACGGGCGGCAATATTGAAGTTATAATATATTTTGAAGATACAAAAAAGACGTTAAAGGCGCCGGATAGTATGAAGGTGAGTCCTGAAAGCGAAAAGATAAGAATACTTAAAAATATGCTCGGCGAGGATAACGTGAAGCTTGTAAATAAGTCGTAA
- a CDS encoding biotin--[acetyl-CoA-carboxylase] ligase translates to MEKRNTKAEVLEILLNSGETPVSGERLAENLGISRNAVWKAVTALKEDGYNISAKRNSGYILNKSNVLSVIEMKKHLNNPKIADSIEIHRLVSSTNNVAKEYALNDKTTDVRIFISEEQSGGKGRRGRSFYSPPGSGIYISFLFHPQIKAVDAVRLTTVTSVAVSKAIEKSTGLEPQIKWVNDVFFNGKKICGILTEALTDLETGMVDSVIIGIGVNVFGGGFPYELAKVAGALSDSEDCTDIDRNVIAAEIINQMLDFVRCDDGDCVIKDYIEDYKSRSMVLGERIKILNTGEFALVQDINESGALVLKLDSGESRILDSGEVSIRVSGTEK, encoded by the coding sequence TTGGAAAAAAGAAACACAAAAGCAGAGGTTCTTGAAATACTTTTAAATTCCGGAGAAACGCCCGTATCAGGGGAACGTTTGGCGGAAAATTTGGGAATATCAAGAAATGCGGTTTGGAAAGCTGTGACCGCTCTTAAAGAAGATGGATATAATATATCCGCAAAAAGAAATTCAGGTTATATTTTGAATAAAAGCAATGTGTTGTCGGTAATTGAAATGAAAAAACACTTAAATAATCCTAAGATTGCTGATAGTATAGAAATCCATCGATTGGTCAGCTCGACTAATAACGTGGCCAAAGAATATGCTTTAAATGATAAAACTACTGATGTGCGTATATTTATTTCTGAGGAGCAGAGCGGCGGAAAAGGGAGACGGGGCAGAAGTTTTTATTCACCACCGGGATCAGGCATATATATAAGCTTCCTGTTTCACCCTCAGATAAAGGCTGTAGACGCCGTACGGCTTACAACTGTCACATCGGTTGCGGTATCGAAGGCTATAGAAAAATCCACTGGGCTGGAACCTCAGATAAAATGGGTAAATGATGTGTTTTTTAATGGCAAAAAAATATGCGGCATATTGACCGAAGCGCTGACCGACCTTGAGACAGGTATGGTAGACAGCGTGATTATTGGCATAGGAGTTAATGTGTTTGGCGGCGGATTTCCTTATGAGCTCGCCAAAGTTGCAGGAGCCTTGTCTGATTCTGAGGACTGCACGGACATTGACAGAAATGTGATTGCCGCCGAAATTATTAATCAGATGTTGGATTTTGTCCGTTGTGACGACGGTGATTGTGTAATCAAAGATTATATTGAAGATTATAAAAGTCGTTCTATGGTACTTGGTGAAAGAATAAAAATATTAAACACGGGAGAGTTTGCATTAGTTCAGGATATAAACGAAAGCGGTGCTTTGGTTCTAAAGCTGGACAGCGGCGAAAGCAGGATTTTGGACAGCGGTGAAGTAAGTATAAGGGTCAGCGGAACAGAAAAATGA
- a CDS encoding S1C family serine protease gives MKKIGTAVLLFLVLLSCFPICGYAIEFDMDEICDSVVVVHSMNSVGTGFAISKDKIVTNQHVVSTTTTYTIETRDGGLYNGRLIASDEAKDLSLIEVLGGNLPTIPMTEDIPPLGTDVYAVGSPQGMGFTVSRGILSTTDRQLNGVHYIQTDAAINPGNSGGPLLNQKGQVIGVNNMKVEDADRISLAIPMSSVVTFLENNGINVQLSDTPDAELEAPGSVVIQSSAVSGGIEQSYEQYSNSLRNQYTKILETVQNENKILVLGLIIIAVLCFVFMLVMLSQKEKLKRSEDNFERAIEALKKQGMQMKMMQRIRFTNQSRESETGTNSASDRNCGEYQTVPEIRSAFVSRMPRKRSEEQQKKYRKRLY, from the coding sequence ATGAAGAAAATCGGAACGGCAGTATTGTTATTTTTGGTTTTGCTCTCTTGTTTTCCTATTTGCGGATACGCGATAGAGTTTGATATGGATGAGATATGCGATTCTGTGGTGGTTGTTCACTCTATGAATTCAGTTGGAACAGGGTTTGCTATCTCAAAGGATAAGATAGTGACAAACCAGCATGTTGTGAGTACTACAACAACTTATACAATTGAGACAAGGGACGGAGGTTTGTACAACGGCCGTCTTATAGCTTCTGATGAGGCTAAAGACTTGAGCCTGATAGAGGTTTTGGGCGGCAATCTTCCGACAATACCTATGACTGAGGATATTCCGCCTTTGGGCACCGACGTATACGCTGTAGGCTCTCCGCAGGGAATGGGATTTACGGTAAGCCGAGGTATCTTATCAACAACAGACAGGCAGTTAAACGGAGTGCATTATATTCAGACAGACGCGGCTATAAATCCCGGAAACAGCGGTGGTCCTCTGCTCAATCAAAAAGGTCAGGTTATTGGTGTCAATAATATGAAGGTTGAAGACGCTGACCGTATATCTTTGGCGATACCCATGAGTTCAGTTGTGACGTTTTTGGAGAACAACGGAATAAACGTTCAGCTTTCTGATACTCCTGACGCTGAGCTTGAGGCTCCGGGCAGTGTAGTGATACAAAGTTCTGCCGTATCGGGCGGGATTGAACAGTCATATGAACAGTATTCAAACAGTTTGAGAAATCAGTATACTAAAATATTAGAGACGGTTCAGAATGAAAATAAAATACTTGTTTTGGGACTAATTATTATTGCGGTTCTTTGTTTTGTATTTATGCTTGTCATGCTTTCACAAAAGGAAAAATTGAAACGTTCTGAGGATAACTTTGAAAGAGCCATAGAGGCACTGAAAAAGCAGGGAATGCAGATGAAAATGATGCAGAGAATCAGATTTACAAATCAAAGCAGAGAAAGCGAAACCGGTACAAATTCAGCGTCTGATAGAAACTGCGGTGAATATCAAACTGTACCTGAAATCCGGAGTGCGTTTGTATCAAGAATGCCGAGGAAACGTTCAGAGGAACAGCAGAAAAAGTATAGAAAGAGGCTGTATTAG
- a CDS encoding YoaK family protein: MINKGQKRFLECERLIIFIGLMGVGGFLGAYTYSIRGGVFCNAQTANFVLLAMAIGKWDLSGAAYLLIPISAYFLGAVLSEALPIHVKKFGLVRWDTLLVGIEVLVTFMLGLLPETAPYQITQVAVNFICSMQYNTFRQAEGTPMSTTFCTNHLRQVGINFVKWLRKGKSDSLGRSVKHLCMLGTFVLFGIISTVLCRLFLGKAIWGATIILLIVFLDLLHADLTCERDLLSEKPLGH; this comes from the coding sequence ATGATAAATAAAGGTCAAAAAAGATTTTTAGAATGTGAGAGATTGATTATATTTATTGGTCTAATGGGCGTTGGAGGTTTCCTGGGAGCGTATACTTACTCAATCCGCGGCGGAGTGTTCTGCAATGCTCAAACGGCTAATTTTGTACTGCTGGCTATGGCGATCGGAAAATGGGATTTGAGCGGTGCGGCATATTTGCTGATACCTATTTCTGCATATTTTTTAGGAGCCGTGCTCTCAGAGGCGCTGCCAATTCATGTTAAAAAGTTTGGTTTGGTTCGCTGGGATACTCTGCTTGTAGGTATAGAGGTTTTAGTAACATTTATGCTTGGTCTGCTTCCTGAAACCGCCCCATATCAGATAACGCAGGTAGCTGTAAACTTTATCTGTTCAATGCAGTATAATACGTTTAGACAGGCGGAGGGAACGCCAATGTCGACAACTTTCTGTACCAATCATTTAAGACAGGTTGGTATAAATTTTGTCAAATGGCTGAGGAAGGGAAAGTCGGATAGTTTGGGCAGAAGTGTTAAGCATTTGTGTATGTTAGGAACCTTTGTGCTTTTTGGTATAATTTCTACTGTTTTATGCAGATTATTCTTAGGCAAAGCCATATGGGGAGCCACAATAATCTTGCTAATCGTATTTTTGGACCTGCTTCATGCCGACTTAACCTGCGAGCGTGATTTGCTTAGTGAAAAACCGTTGGGACATTGA
- a CDS encoding DUF1385 domain-containing protein, whose amino-acid sequence MNLSDDNKNEIKSSQMSGVLDEVDQNKTDSVQNLCGIAKKTSIGGQAVIEGVMMRGPEKIATAVRKPDGEIVVDEQPLGKGRKSKFVKLPIIRGCVNFFDSMIVGVKSLMFSAKFFDVDDDGNEVEQEPGKFEAWLEKKLDSEKAMNVIIYCSVIFSMFLSIGLFILLPTLIAGFLTDFMQVHNNTVLTLIEGIVRIAIFIVYLSLVAQMKDIKRVFMYHGAEHKSIFCYESGLPLTVENVRIQSRLHPRCGTSFLLIVMVISILVFSIIPWQQESFTHIPVIGVMFSAMPWAIWRLILRLLLLPIVAGISYEIIKFAGRHDNWFTRAISAPGMWFQLITTNEPEDDQIEVAIRSLKAVIPEDKTADVW is encoded by the coding sequence ATGAATTTATCTGATGATAATAAAAATGAGATTAAATCTTCGCAAATGAGCGGAGTTTTAGATGAGGTCGATCAGAATAAAACTGACAGCGTTCAAAATTTATGCGGTATAGCAAAAAAGACGTCTATAGGCGGACAGGCTGTGATTGAGGGAGTTATGATGAGAGGTCCCGAAAAAATTGCTACTGCGGTAAGGAAGCCCGACGGAGAAATAGTTGTTGATGAACAGCCTCTTGGAAAAGGCAGAAAAAGCAAGTTTGTAAAACTGCCTATTATCCGTGGGTGCGTTAACTTTTTTGACTCAATGATTGTCGGCGTAAAATCACTTATGTTTTCGGCTAAGTTTTTTGACGTGGATGACGATGGAAACGAAGTTGAGCAGGAGCCGGGAAAGTTTGAGGCCTGGCTGGAGAAAAAGCTGGATTCAGAAAAAGCAATGAATGTTATAATTTATTGTTCTGTTATCTTTTCCATGTTTTTATCAATTGGTTTGTTTATTTTGCTGCCGACATTGATAGCTGGTTTTTTGACTGATTTTATGCAGGTGCATAATAATACGGTTTTGACCCTTATAGAGGGTATTGTAAGAATTGCTATTTTTATAGTTTACTTATCATTGGTTGCACAGATGAAAGATATAAAACGTGTGTTTATGTATCATGGTGCAGAACATAAATCTATATTTTGCTATGAAAGCGGACTGCCGCTGACGGTTGAGAATGTTCGTATTCAATCAAGACTGCACCCGCGCTGCGGTACCAGCTTTTTGCTGATAGTTATGGTGATAAGTATATTGGTGTTTTCGATTATACCGTGGCAGCAGGAAAGCTTTACTCATATCCCTGTGATTGGCGTAATGTTTTCAGCTATGCCGTGGGCAATTTGGAGACTTATATTAAGACTGCTTTTACTCCCGATAGTAGCCGGAATTTCTTATGAAATTATAAAGTTTGCGGGACGGCATGACAATTGGTTTACCCGCGCTATAAGCGCTCCTGGAATGTGGTTTCAGCTTATAACTACCAATGAGCCGGAGGATGACCAGATAGAGGTTGCTATAAGGTCGCTGAAAGCTGTGATACCGGAGGATAAGACTGCGGATGTGTGGTAA
- the prmC gene encoding peptide chain release factor N(5)-glutamine methyltransferase, whose amino-acid sequence MTLKELRRNAHNRLKEQPNISSPELDADLIIMFVLDLKKDELLTKDISVPDALAIEVNAYLNRRLAGMPVQYIVGKTEFMSLDFIVNKNVLIPRQDTEILVETVIERYKNVSEQIRILDIGSGSGCVGISMARYLPNSVVTELDISEEALKVAVLNAEKNLVTKQMNFVCRDIRDGISDLEPKFDVIVSNPPYIKTDDLLELQQEVIEYEPVAALDGGDDGLDFYRIIIKKAVPKKGGMTAFEVGIGQAGDVADLMFKAGYRNIEIIPDLGGIERVVLGYAA is encoded by the coding sequence ATGACATTAAAGGAATTGCGCAGAAACGCGCATAATAGATTAAAAGAACAACCCAATATATCATCTCCTGAGCTTGATGCGGATTTGATAATTATGTTCGTTTTGGATTTAAAAAAGGATGAATTATTAACTAAGGATATATCTGTGCCGGACGCGCTGGCTATAGAGGTGAACGCGTATTTGAACCGCAGACTGGCAGGTATGCCGGTGCAGTATATAGTTGGAAAAACTGAGTTTATGTCTCTTGATTTTATCGTTAACAAAAATGTTTTGATACCGAGACAGGATACAGAAATTTTAGTAGAAACAGTGATTGAGAGGTATAAGAACGTATCTGAGCAAATCAGGATTTTGGATATAGGAAGCGGCAGCGGATGTGTTGGAATCAGTATGGCAAGATATTTGCCAAACTCCGTTGTGACTGAACTTGATATATCAGAAGAGGCGCTAAAAGTTGCTGTGCTGAATGCTGAAAAAAATTTGGTGACAAAGCAAATGAATTTTGTCTGCCGAGATATTCGTGATGGAATTTCGGATTTAGAGCCAAAATTCGATGTGATAGTTTCAAATCCGCCGTATATTAAGACGGATGATTTACTTGAGCTTCAGCAGGAGGTTATAGAATACGAGCCTGTTGCCGCATTAGACGGCGGAGATGACGGTCTTGATTTTTACCGTATTATAATTAAAAAAGCGGTTCCTAAAAAAGGCGGAATGACAGCGTTTGAAGTTGGGATAGGTCAAGCCGGTGACGTCGCCGATTTAATGTTTAAGGCGGGATATAGGAATATAGAGATTATTCCTGATTTAGGTGGAATAGAAAGGGTAGTTTTGGGATATGCGGCTTAA